TGGGCGGGCATGGGCTGGTACTGGGGCTGCTTCAGCAGTTCCACCAGACGGGCGCCGCGTTCCAGTTTGGCCTTGGTGGCCTTGTCCAGGTCGGAACCGAACTGGGCGAAAGCGGCCAGTTCGCGGTACTGGGCCAGGTCCAGACGCATGGTACCGGCGACCTGTTTCATGGCCTTGATCTGGGCGGCGCCACCCACGCGGGACACGGACAGGCCCACGTTGATGGCCGGACGCACACCGGCGTTGAACAGGTTGGGTTCCAGGTACACCTGACCGTCGGTGATGGAGATCACGTTGGTCGGGATGTAGGCGGACACGTCGCCGGCCTGCGTTTCGATGATGGGCAGGGCGGTCAGGGAACCGGCACCGAGCTTGTCGCTCACCTTGGCAGCGCGTTCCAGCAGGCGGGAGTGCAGGTAGAACACGTCGCCGGGGAAAGCTTCACGTCCGGGAGGACGACGGAGCAGCAGGGACATCTGGCGATAACCCACAGCCTGTTTGGAGAGGTCATCGTAGATGATCAGGGCGTGCTTGCCGTTGTCGCGGTAGTACTCGGCCATGGTGCAACCGGTGTAGGCCGCGATGTACTGCAAGGGAGCCGGGTCGGAAGCGGTGGCCGAGATGATGGTGGTGTATTCCATGGCACCGTGCTTGCGCAGGGTGTCGGCCACCAGGGCGACAGACGCTTTCTTCTGGCCGATGGCCACATAGAAGCAGTGGATGTCGGTTTCTTTCTGGGCCAGGATGGCGTCGATGCAGACGGCGGTCTTGCCGGTCTGACGGTCGCCGATGATCAGTTCACGCTGGCCGCGGCCGATAGGAGTCATGGCGTCGATGGCCTTCAGACCCGTGGGCATGGGCTCATGCACGCTCTTGCGCGCGATGATGCCGGGGGCCTTGATTTCCACCGGGCGGACTTCTTCGGCTTCGACCGGGCCGAGGCCGTCGATGGGCTGGCCAAGGGGGTTGAGCACGCGGCCCATAACCTTGTCGCCCACGGGCACGGAGAAGATCTTGCCGGTACGCTTGACAGGATCGCCCTCCTTGATGCCCACATCGGAGCCGAGCAGCGCGACACCCACGTTGTCTTCTTCGAGGTTGAGCACCATGCCCATGACGCCGCCGGGGAATTCCAGCAGTTCCATGGCCATGGCATTCTGAACCCCGTAGACGCGGGCGATACCGTCACCGACATACAACACGGTGCCGGTTTCGCTCATTTCTACGCGCTGCTCGTAGTTTTTGATTTGATCTTCAATGATCTTGCTTATCTCTTCAGCTTTGATCTGCATGTGCTATTCACCCCTCTTGAATGTCTCCCGAAGGATCGCCAACTGCGCGCGCAGACTTGCGTCCAGCACTCGATCACCAACCTTGAGCACCACGCCCCCAAGGATGGAAGCATCCACATCAAAGGCAAGCTCGATGCTTGCCCCCGCCTTCTTTTCAAGCTCGGCCTTGAGTTCGGCCCGCTTGTTATCCGTAAGCTCCACGGCGGTAGTGAGCGTACCACGGATAATTCCTTTGGCGTCGTCAAGCAACTTGCCGTACCAGTCGACAATCTCGCCGAGATAAGCCAGACGTTCCTTGTCGGCCAGCAGCAGGCAGAAGTTGCTGACGGTTTTGTCCGCCTTGATTTTCTTGAGCAGCTTGCCCATCACAGCCTTTTTTTCATCGATGCTGATGACCGGGCTTCTCAGCGCGGCGTCCAGCTTCGGCGAGACGGCAAGCATGTCTCCCAGCGCGGCGAGGTCGCTCCCGTAACGCGAGAGGGCCTCATCCCCTTGTTCTTTGCCCAGCGCAAATATGGCGCCGGCATATCTGCGAGCAACTATCGCGTCCGTCAATGGAGCACCACCTTGTTGAGGGAGTTGGTAATGAGCTTTTCATGCTCGGCGGGGGTCAGCTTTTCAGCCAGGACCTTTTCCGCTGCGTCCACAATCTCATCGGCAATGGCGGCGCGCACTTCGGCCAGCATGGTACGGCCTTCGTTCTCGGCAGTGCGGCGAGCCTGTTGCACAATCTGTTCGGCCTGGCGCTTGGCTTCTTCGACGATGGCCTGCTTCACGCTTTCGGCCTGGGTAAGGCTCTCGTCGAGGATGGCCTTGCGTTCGGACTCAAGGTTGCTGATGCGCTTTTCCACTTCATCCAGGCGCTTCTGGGCATCGGCGCGGCGGGTTTCCAGATCCTGGAGCTCCTGGCTGATGCGGGCGCGGCGGCCGGAGAAGAACTTGCGGGCCAGACCGCCCACGAAGTACCACAGGATGCCGGCGAAGATGATGAAGTTGAGCACACGCCAGCCAAAGTCGCCCCAGCGCGGCGCGTCATGCCCTTCAGAGGCCTGCGCCCCCACGGCGAAAAGCAGCGTAAGCGCAAGGACAGGCACCATAACTCGCGTCAAGCCCAGCCCAGCGTGTTTCCATTTGCTCAAAGCCCACCCCCTTGATTGGGTTTCTCTTGATTCTTTACCCTCGCGGTCCGAAGACCGCCCGAAAAACCACCGAGCTCGCGCGTGGCACAGTGGCAGAAACGGCGTACTAGCCACGCAGCACGCGCTCGGCCAGCTGGCCGGAGAGCGTGGCGACCTGACCGCGCAGTTCCTTCAGGGAAGCGTCGGCTTCGGCCTGCAGGTTGCGACGGGTCTCGGCAATGATCTCCTGGGCGCGCTTCTGGGCTTCAGCCACCAGGCTGGCCTGTTCGGCGGCGCCGGCTTCGCGGGCCTTTTCGCGGTTCTGGCCCGCATCCTGGCGGGCGCGGGTCAGCTGGCTGTCATAGTCGGAAAGGCGCTGTTCGGCCTGGTATTCGTAGGATTCGGATTCACCGGACATGTCGTCCATGACGGCTTTGCGCTTGCGGATGATTTCGCGGATGGGGCGAATCAGAAGGAGGTTCAGCACGTACAGTGCAATGAAGAAGTTCACCAACTGGAAAACCAAGGTGATATTAAGGTCCAACATTACCGTATCCTCCCTCTGGACGGTGTGATGTTCAAAGCTTTTATAAAATACCCTCAACAAGGGGTTATGTCAAAGGGTATTGGTGACAAAATTCGCAAAGTCTTCGCATCTGCACAAACAATTTTATGATATTTTTTA
This is a stretch of genomic DNA from Desulfovibrio piger. It encodes these proteins:
- the atpA gene encoding F0F1 ATP synthase subunit alpha codes for the protein MQIKAEEISKIIEDQIKNYEQRVEMSETGTVLYVGDGIARVYGVQNAMAMELLEFPGGVMGMVLNLEEDNVGVALLGSDVGIKEGDPVKRTGKIFSVPVGDKVMGRVLNPLGQPIDGLGPVEAEEVRPVEIKAPGIIARKSVHEPMPTGLKAIDAMTPIGRGQRELIIGDRQTGKTAVCIDAILAQKETDIHCFYVAIGQKKASVALVADTLRKHGAMEYTTIISATASDPAPLQYIAAYTGCTMAEYYRDNGKHALIIYDDLSKQAVGYRQMSLLLRRPPGREAFPGDVFYLHSRLLERAAKVSDKLGAGSLTALPIIETQAGDVSAYIPTNVISITDGQVYLEPNLFNAGVRPAINVGLSVSRVGGAAQIKAMKQVAGTMRLDLAQYRELAAFAQFGSDLDKATKAKLERGARLVELLKQPQYQPMPAQEQVASIYAATRGFMDDVPVDQIRRFESEMLAFMRDTRKDVLDAIKDKKVIDEAVEKALNEAIDAFKQGYQA
- the atpH gene encoding ATP synthase F1 subunit delta, with translation MTDAIVARRYAGAIFALGKEQGDEALSRYGSDLAALGDMLAVSPKLDAALRSPVISIDEKKAVMGKLLKKIKADKTVSNFCLLLADKERLAYLGEIVDWYGKLLDDAKGIIRGTLTTAVELTDNKRAELKAELEKKAGASIELAFDVDASILGGVVLKVGDRVLDASLRAQLAILRETFKRGE
- a CDS encoding ATP synthase F0 subunit B, producing MLDLNITLVFQLVNFFIALYVLNLLLIRPIREIIRKRKAVMDDMSGESESYEYQAEQRLSDYDSQLTRARQDAGQNREKAREAGAAEQASLVAEAQKRAQEIIAETRRNLQAEADASLKELRGQVATLSGQLAERVLRG
- a CDS encoding ATP synthase F0 subunit B codes for the protein MVPVLALTLLFAVGAQASEGHDAPRWGDFGWRVLNFIIFAGILWYFVGGLARKFFSGRRARISQELQDLETRRADAQKRLDEVEKRISNLESERKAILDESLTQAESVKQAIVEEAKRQAEQIVQQARRTAENEGRTMLAEVRAAIADEIVDAAEKVLAEKLTPAEHEKLITNSLNKVVLH